In Syngnathus typhle isolate RoL2023-S1 ecotype Sweden linkage group LG14, RoL_Styp_1.0, whole genome shotgun sequence, one genomic interval encodes:
- the LOC133166715 gene encoding atrial natriuretic peptide receptor 2-like isoform X1 — MIGGQFRQSAFLQMSATIDERCCCCVAHIKLFAQGVHCWHDLDNTEYDCWPSNNPNEYNMISCGGLEMAWVQRPPEKVTNGEEFNVSYTVVASDSFYDYAVRNKIFQFSDAADAKRFCHEHECPSNWNNANELNCCVHHANIHSCPLGLMKQGGICGPWIPHDGKIVTHTVSKAGKISQKYWTSKVVLIHVGVTSVIAHIKIGQMHAALESKVLVVSAQVCGDDVCELEESCLNCPADCGICPMSMAIKLSIGLPVALFSAGFILTMVWLQYQKQKMFWDESWIIDYKSIIFGRVCGTDFGSTASPQHVKSTSNISQLTDITICTGVNTFFKQGFIQPGIYDGRTVAVKHIQKKHFALSKGIRKEVNEVRQLDHPNLCKFIGGSIEVPYVSIITEHCPKGSLSDVLLNDDIPINWGFRLSFATDIARGMSYLHQHKMFHGRLHSRNCVIDDRWVCKISDYGLTLYRKEDFDAVSNGFTCGDVNRIYCAPEVLLGSSSTMTPAADVYSYAMILVEIATRSDLISDQAEGTTMDIIWRPPLPELKAGKNDGDCPSQEDYCELIKKCWSHNLITRPTFEQVKKMLDKMNPHKVSPVDMMMSLMEKYSKHLEAIVAERTQDLLQEKQKTDRLLYSMLPKPIADDLRQGQTAEAQSYSNATVYFSDIVGFTQLSGASTPHQVVNFLNQLYTTFDDIIDNYDVYKVETIGDAYMVVSGVPQENGINHAGEIASMGLDLVSVCKTFKIPHKPDTQLKIRAGIHSGPVVAGVVGTKMPRYCLFGDTVNTASRMESTSEALKIQVSGATADLLHMLKGYVLTCRGTLNVKGKGEMKTWWLEAKLDKCADPLLSASELTGGPAPVSD, encoded by the exons ATGATTGGCGGTCAGTTTAGACAGTCTGCTTTTTTGCAGATGTCAGCAACGATAGATGAACGGTGTTGTTGCTGTGTCGCACATATAAAATTGTTTGCACAGGGTGTTCATTGTTGGCATGATCTGGACAACACTGAGTACGACTGTTGGCCAAGCAACAATCCAAATGAATACAACATGATAAGCTGCGGTG GTCTGGAGATGGCTTGGGTGCAGCGCCCCCCGGAGAAAGTCACCAACGGGGAGGAATTCAATGTTTCGTATACAGTCGTAGCCTCAGATTCTTTCTACGACTACGCTGTTAGGAACAAGATTTTCCAGTTCAG TGATGCTGCAGACGCGAAGAGGTTCTGTCATGAGCATGAGTGTCCATCCAACTGGAACAACGCTAATGAACTCAATTGTTGCGTGCATCACGCCAACATCCACTCGTGTCCTCTGGGTCTCATG AAACAAGGTGGGATCTGTGGGCCGTGGATTCCACATGATGGTAAAATAGTCACTCATACGGTGTCCAAAGCTGGCAAGATAAGCCAGAAGTACTGGACGTCAAAG GTGGTGCTGATCCACGTGGGCGTCACTTCAGTTATAGCTCATATCAAAATAGGACAAATGCACGCGGcattggaatccaaagtgcttgttGTTAGTGCTCAAG TGTGTGGGGATGATGTCTGTGAGTTGGAGGAGAGCTGTCTCAACTGTCCTGCAGACTGCGGCATCTGCCCCATGTCCATGGCCATCAAGTTGTCCATCGGTCTCCCCGTCGCACTTTTCAGCGCCGGATTTATCTTAACCATGGTG TGGCTTCAGTACCAGAAACAGAAGATGTTTTGGGATGAAAGCTGGATCATTGACTATAAGAGTATAATATTTG GCAGAGTGTGCGGTACAGACTTTGGCAGCACAGCCAGCCCCCAGCATGTGAAGAGCACTTCAAATATCAGTCAGTTGACTGACATAACCATATGCACCGGCGTCAACACCTTCTTCAAGCAGGGCTTCATCCAGCCTGGCATCTA TGATGGCAGAACAGTTGCAGTTAAACACATCCAAAAGAAACACTTTGCTCTGTCTAAAGGTATCAGGAAGGAGGTGAATGAGGTCAG ACAACTGGACCATCCAAATCTCTGCAAGTTTATTGGGGGCTCCATTGAGGTTCCGTATGTGAGCATCATCACGGAACATTGCCCCAAAGGAAGCCTGTCTGATGTCCTACTCAATGATGATATTCCAATCAACTGGGGCTTTAG ACTGTCCTTTGCCACCGACATTGCCCGTGGGATGTCCTACCTGCACCAACACAAGATGTTTCATGGTAGACTTCACTCCAGAAACTGTGTTATTGATGATCGCTGGGTTTGCAAGATCTCTG ATTACGGTCTTACACTTTACAGAAAGGAGGACTTTGATGCAGTCAGTAATGGGTTCACTTGTGGCGATGTCAATCGCATCTACTGTGCTCCAGAGGTTCTTCTGGGAAGTAGCTCGACTATGACGCCAGCGGCAGACGTCTACAG TTATGCCATGATCCTGGTTGAGATAGCTACTCGCTCTGACCTTATTTCA GACCAGGCGGAGGGAACCACAATGGACATCATATGGCGTCCTCCTCTACCTGAACTCAAAGCAGGAAAAAACGATGGGGACTGCCCCAGTCAAGAAGACTACTGTGAA CTTATCAAAAAGTGTTGGTCTCACAACCTCATCACAAGGCCCACGTTTGAGCAAGTCAAGAAGATGCTCGACAAGATGAACCCGCATAAAGTTAGCCCCGTGGACATGATGATGAGCCTG ATGGAGAAGTATAGCAAACATCTGGAGGCTATAGTAGCTGAGAGAACACAGGACCTTCTTCAAGAGAAACAGAAAACTGATCGTTTGTTATACA GCATGTTACCAAAGCCAATTGCCGATGACCTCCGCCAAGGCCAAACTGCAGAGGCGCAGAGCTACTCAAATGCTACTGTCTACTTCAG TGACATTGTAGGCTTCACCCAACTGTCGGGGGCAAGCACACCCCATCAGGTTGTGAACTTCCTCAACCAGCTCTACACCACctttgatgacatcattgaCAATTATGACGTTTACAAAGTGGAGACCATTGGCGACGCTT ACATGGTGGTCTCAGGAGTTCCCCAAGAAAATGGCATAAATCACGCTGGGGAGATAGCCAGCATGGGCTTGGATCTGGTCAGTGTTTGCAAGACGTTCAAGATTCCCCACAAGCCCGACACACAGCTGAAGATACGTGCAGGCATCCACTCGG GACCTGTCGTAGCTGGTGTGGTTGGAACCAAAATGCCTCGTTACTGCCTATTTGGAGACACCGTCAACACAGCATCGCGGATGGAATCAACAAGTGAAG CTTTGAAGATCCAAGTGAGTGGGGCCACAGCTGACCTGCTTCATATGTTGAAAGGATACGTTCTAACTTGCAGAGGGACACTGAATGTGAAG GGCAAAGGTGAGATGAAAACCTGGTGGCTCG
- the lpar3 gene encoding lysophosphatidic acid receptor 3, with amino-acid sequence MALQNLTCHYDEPMSFFYNNSGADDKWDKTQLILVQVVGSLFCFFILLSNAMVIAAVITNKRFHYPFYYLLSNLAASDFLAGIAYVYLMFNTGEVSRKLTVKGYFIRQGLLDISLSASLANLLVIALERYISIMNFKVHSNLTKRRVTLLIVLVWGISILMGAVPSLGWNCICNLNDCSQLAPVFSRGYLVFWSVSNLVVFLVMVVIYLRIYTYVKKKTSLLTPHTSGSINRKRMPIKLIKTVMVVLGAFVICWTPGLVVLLLDGLNCTRCNVMKLKRWLLLLAVLNSVMNPCIYSYKDEEMWITFKNLLRCIGNGTRRQRSTRANARPLSSTQDMGNSQPPSEETKNGNQDIFQT; translated from the exons ATGGCTCTGCAAAACCTCACGTGCCATTACGATGAGCCCATGAGCTTTTTCTACAACAACAGCGGCGCTGACGACAAATGGGACAAGACCCAGCTCATTCTGGTTCAGGTGGTGGGCTcacttttttgctttttcatCCTGCTCTCCAACGCCATGGTCATCGCTGCTGTCATCACTAACAAGAGGTTCCACTACCCGTTCTACTATCTGCTCTCCAACCTCGCTGCCTCGGACTTCCTGGCAGGCATCGCGTATGTGTACCTCATGTTTAACACGGGTGAGGTCTCACGGAAACTGACAGTGAAAGGATACTTTATCCGCCAAGGTCTTCTGGACATCAGCCTGTCTGCCTCGCTGGCCAACCTGCTGGTCATCGCGCTGGAGCGTTACATCTCTATCATGAACTTTAAAGTGCACAGTAACCTGACAAAGAGGAGGGTGACCTTGCTCATCGTGCTGGTGTGGGGCATCTCCATCCTCATGGGCGCCGTGCCCAGTCTGGGCTGGAATTGCATCTGCAACCTGAATGACTGTTCCCAGCTGGCCCCCGTTTTCAGCAGGGGCTACCTGGTCTTCTGGTCCGTGTCAAACCTGGTCGTGTTTCTGGTCATGGTGGTCATTTACTTGAGGATCTACACCTACGTTAAGAAGAAGACGTCATTGCTCACTCCGCACACCAGTGGCTCCATTAACCGCAAGCGGATGCCTATCAAGCTCATCAAAACTGTCATGGTGGTGCTGG GAGCTTTTGTGATCTGCTGGactcccggcctggtggttctGCTGCTGGACGGCCTCAACTGCACCCGCTGCAACGTCATGAAACTAAAGCGCTGGCTTCTGCTCCTGGCTGTACTAAACTCTGTCATGAACCCGTGCATTTACTCCTACAAGGACGAGGAAATGTGGATCACCTTCAAGAACCTCTTGCGATGCATAGGCAACGGTACTCGGCGGCAGCGCTCCACGAGAGCCAACGCCCGGCCCCTAAGCTCCACCCAAGACATGGGCAACAGCCAGCCTCCATccgaagagacaaaaaatggcaaTCAGGATATCTTCCAGACCTGA
- the LOC133166715 gene encoding atrial natriuretic peptide receptor 2-like isoform X2 — protein sequence MIDEVESTLSHQPVRCAGSISTERLGYTRLPTKAQSSLPNYQTGKTRLAYGTGTKIQMCQFVCLLRHLRLSSPRRDQEDDSNDAADAKRFCHEHECPSNWNNANELNCCVHHANIHSCPLGLMKQGGICGPWIPHDGKIVTHTVSKAGKISQKYWTSKVVLIHVGVTSVIAHIKIGQMHAALESKVLVVSAQVCGDDVCELEESCLNCPADCGICPMSMAIKLSIGLPVALFSAGFILTMVWLQYQKQKMFWDESWIIDYKSIIFGRVCGTDFGSTASPQHVKSTSNISQLTDITICTGVNTFFKQGFIQPGIYDGRTVAVKHIQKKHFALSKGIRKEVNEVRQLDHPNLCKFIGGSIEVPYVSIITEHCPKGSLSDVLLNDDIPINWGFRLSFATDIARGMSYLHQHKMFHGRLHSRNCVIDDRWVCKISDYGLTLYRKEDFDAVSNGFTCGDVNRIYCAPEVLLGSSSTMTPAADVYSYAMILVEIATRSDLISDQAEGTTMDIIWRPPLPELKAGKNDGDCPSQEDYCELIKKCWSHNLITRPTFEQVKKMLDKMNPHKVSPVDMMMSLMEKYSKHLEAIVAERTQDLLQEKQKTDRLLYSMLPKPIADDLRQGQTAEAQSYSNATVYFSDIVGFTQLSGASTPHQVVNFLNQLYTTFDDIIDNYDVYKVETIGDAYMVVSGVPQENGINHAGEIASMGLDLVSVCKTFKIPHKPDTQLKIRAGIHSGPVVAGVVGTKMPRYCLFGDTVNTASRMESTSEALKIQVSGATADLLHMLKGYVLTCRGTLNVKGKGEMKTWWLEAKLDKCADPLLSASELTGGPAPVSD from the exons ATGATTGACGAAGTTGAGTCAACTCTCAGTCACCAGCCAGTCAGATGTGCTGGGAGCATTTCAACCGAAAGGCTCGGTTACACCAGACTGCCCACCAAGGCTCAGAGCAGTCTGCCAAATTACCAAACAGGCAAAACAAGGTTAGCATATGGAACTGGCACGAAAATCCAGATGTGCCAGTTTGTATGCTTGTTGCGCCATCTACGACTATCGAGCCCGAGACGTGACCAGGAAGATGATTCAAA TGATGCTGCAGACGCGAAGAGGTTCTGTCATGAGCATGAGTGTCCATCCAACTGGAACAACGCTAATGAACTCAATTGTTGCGTGCATCACGCCAACATCCACTCGTGTCCTCTGGGTCTCATG AAACAAGGTGGGATCTGTGGGCCGTGGATTCCACATGATGGTAAAATAGTCACTCATACGGTGTCCAAAGCTGGCAAGATAAGCCAGAAGTACTGGACGTCAAAG GTGGTGCTGATCCACGTGGGCGTCACTTCAGTTATAGCTCATATCAAAATAGGACAAATGCACGCGGcattggaatccaaagtgcttgttGTTAGTGCTCAAG TGTGTGGGGATGATGTCTGTGAGTTGGAGGAGAGCTGTCTCAACTGTCCTGCAGACTGCGGCATCTGCCCCATGTCCATGGCCATCAAGTTGTCCATCGGTCTCCCCGTCGCACTTTTCAGCGCCGGATTTATCTTAACCATGGTG TGGCTTCAGTACCAGAAACAGAAGATGTTTTGGGATGAAAGCTGGATCATTGACTATAAGAGTATAATATTTG GCAGAGTGTGCGGTACAGACTTTGGCAGCACAGCCAGCCCCCAGCATGTGAAGAGCACTTCAAATATCAGTCAGTTGACTGACATAACCATATGCACCGGCGTCAACACCTTCTTCAAGCAGGGCTTCATCCAGCCTGGCATCTA TGATGGCAGAACAGTTGCAGTTAAACACATCCAAAAGAAACACTTTGCTCTGTCTAAAGGTATCAGGAAGGAGGTGAATGAGGTCAG ACAACTGGACCATCCAAATCTCTGCAAGTTTATTGGGGGCTCCATTGAGGTTCCGTATGTGAGCATCATCACGGAACATTGCCCCAAAGGAAGCCTGTCTGATGTCCTACTCAATGATGATATTCCAATCAACTGGGGCTTTAG ACTGTCCTTTGCCACCGACATTGCCCGTGGGATGTCCTACCTGCACCAACACAAGATGTTTCATGGTAGACTTCACTCCAGAAACTGTGTTATTGATGATCGCTGGGTTTGCAAGATCTCTG ATTACGGTCTTACACTTTACAGAAAGGAGGACTTTGATGCAGTCAGTAATGGGTTCACTTGTGGCGATGTCAATCGCATCTACTGTGCTCCAGAGGTTCTTCTGGGAAGTAGCTCGACTATGACGCCAGCGGCAGACGTCTACAG TTATGCCATGATCCTGGTTGAGATAGCTACTCGCTCTGACCTTATTTCA GACCAGGCGGAGGGAACCACAATGGACATCATATGGCGTCCTCCTCTACCTGAACTCAAAGCAGGAAAAAACGATGGGGACTGCCCCAGTCAAGAAGACTACTGTGAA CTTATCAAAAAGTGTTGGTCTCACAACCTCATCACAAGGCCCACGTTTGAGCAAGTCAAGAAGATGCTCGACAAGATGAACCCGCATAAAGTTAGCCCCGTGGACATGATGATGAGCCTG ATGGAGAAGTATAGCAAACATCTGGAGGCTATAGTAGCTGAGAGAACACAGGACCTTCTTCAAGAGAAACAGAAAACTGATCGTTTGTTATACA GCATGTTACCAAAGCCAATTGCCGATGACCTCCGCCAAGGCCAAACTGCAGAGGCGCAGAGCTACTCAAATGCTACTGTCTACTTCAG TGACATTGTAGGCTTCACCCAACTGTCGGGGGCAAGCACACCCCATCAGGTTGTGAACTTCCTCAACCAGCTCTACACCACctttgatgacatcattgaCAATTATGACGTTTACAAAGTGGAGACCATTGGCGACGCTT ACATGGTGGTCTCAGGAGTTCCCCAAGAAAATGGCATAAATCACGCTGGGGAGATAGCCAGCATGGGCTTGGATCTGGTCAGTGTTTGCAAGACGTTCAAGATTCCCCACAAGCCCGACACACAGCTGAAGATACGTGCAGGCATCCACTCGG GACCTGTCGTAGCTGGTGTGGTTGGAACCAAAATGCCTCGTTACTGCCTATTTGGAGACACCGTCAACACAGCATCGCGGATGGAATCAACAAGTGAAG CTTTGAAGATCCAAGTGAGTGGGGCCACAGCTGACCTGCTTCATATGTTGAAAGGATACGTTCTAACTTGCAGAGGGACACTGAATGTGAAG GGCAAAGGTGAGATGAAAACCTGGTGGCTCG